CTGCAGCTTCAGGTCCGGGAAGGCACTCACGCTAACCGAGGCGATCTGGCCGCGATGGATCTTTGCCAGATCCTTTTCGTTGATATCCACCATGATCCAAACCGAGGAAAGATCTGCAATGGTGAAGAGGTTTTTGGAAGGATCAGCCAATTCTCCAACAATGGCGTGCTTCTCTGTAATGATGCCGCTGATTGGTGAACGTACCGGCAACAAGGGGCTTCTATGCCGGGTATTGGTCAGGTCAGCAAGAGAGACGCCGTAGAGGGCAAGCCGTTCCTCATCGGTATGGAGTTCTGTCTGGGCGGTTTTGAATTCGGTTTCAGCCAGAAGGATGTCCTTGCGTGCCGCAATCTTCTTGTCCACCAGGAGCTTGATCCGGTCCATGCTGGATTGCGCCAGAGCCAGTTTGGTCTTTGATTGATGGTAGCGGTTCAAGGCCTCACCAAGCTCCACACTGTCCAGGGTCACCAGGACCTGGCCAGCGGAGACCTGATCCCCGAGCGAGGATCTGACGGATACGATCTTGCCGGAGATCCGGGGGGATACATGGGCGATCCTGTCGCTATTGACATCAACCTTGCCGGTAGCGCTGATAACACCGGCAAGACGCTGTGTTGCGGCTGTTCCGACCGCGACGCCGTTCTGTTGCTGGAGCTCAGCGGTCATTTTGACCTTGCCGTCTTCCTC
Above is a window of Trichlorobacter lovleyi SZ DNA encoding:
- a CDS encoding efflux RND transporter periplasmic adaptor subunit, with amino-acid sequence MKKRTLLVSLLLLAAIGSGLYYRITTQGDAEKAEPKEAGSKDTKAEKHEEDGKVKMTAELQQQNGVAVGTAATQRLAGVISATGKVDVNSDRIAHVSPRISGKIVSVRSSLGDQVSAGQVLVTLDSVELGEALNRYHQSKTKLALAQSSMDRIKLLVDKKIAARKDILLAETEFKTAQTELHTDEERLALYGVSLADLTNTRHRSPLLPVRSPISGIITEKHAIVGELADPSKNLFTIADLSSVWIMVDINEKDLAKIHRGQIASVSVSAFPDLKLQGRITYIADLVDQNTRTVKARIEVANLQRKLKPEMFASVELKLAADAPPVLAVPEESLQDLDGKKVVFVVEGKDTFVPRPVQAGRMANGKIEILSGLQEGELYAVKGAFILKSELKKAEMKDEH